The DNA sequence CAAGGCCCGCTTCAAAGTGGGAGTAGGAGTTGCCTACGGTTCAGATACCGCGCTGGTCAAGGAAATCTTACTCAAGGCCGCAGAAGAGCACACCCGTATCGTTCGACGGCCAAAGCCTTTTGTTCGGTTCGTGAACTTTGGGGACTCTTCGCTAGATTTTGAAATTCTTTTTTGGACGCGCGACCTGCTGGGCATTGAAGATGTGAAAAGCGATCTACGCTTCGCTATTGACCAGGCTTTCCGAGAGGCTGGTGTCAGTATTCCATTCCCGCAGCGTGATCTCTGGATCAAGCAAGCTCCGCCTTTTCCAACCAAGGGAGAAAGCCCTTCCTAAAAGTTAATCCTTATGCAACAGCACTTGCAAATTCTCCTCTTATCCCTCCTCTTGCCCTTCTTTGCTGCAGGGCAGGATTGGGCCAATCTAAGTCGTTACCAAATGGACAACCAAGCCTTGCGTGAAGCGAATACCGAAATCCCCAAAGTCGTCTTCATGGGTAATTCCATCACCGAAGGCTGGCCGGGGCATGTGCCTGGCTTTTTCCAAAACCCTGCTTACGTCAATCGAGGTATTAGCGGACAGACAACGCCCCAAATGCTGGTACGCTTCCGCCAGGATGTCATTGCCTTGCAGCCCGTGGCTGTCGTTATCCTGGCCGGTATCAATGATATTGCGGGCAATACGGGCCCCACAACGGTAACGGCAATCATGGACAATATCACCTCCATGGCGGAGCTGGCCAAAGCCAATGGCATTGAGGTGATTCTCTGTTCTGTGCTCCCGGCCGCGGCTTTTCCCTGGGCGCCAGATATTGAACCCATCGCAGAAGTGTTGGCACTCAACAGTATGATCAAAGCCTACTGCGGTGTGAATAATTTCACTTATGTCGATTACTTTTCTGCGATGGCTGACGCCGAAAATGGCCTCCAAGCTGCCCTGACCTACGATGGGGTGCACCCCAATAAGGCGGGTTACGAAGTGATGGCCCCCTTGGTGGAAGCTGCGATTGAAGAGGTATTGGTTAAATAAAGTCAAAGATGAATTTATTCGTTCTTGTAATCTTTGGAATGGCAATGTTAACCATCGTAAGGATGATGTTGACGTCAAAAAAAGAACAGGAAAAATTAAGGTTAGAACTGGGGTTACCAAAAGATCATCCCTCTAATAAATCGATAGAAGGGTATTTGTTTCATCATCACTTTCAGTTTTTTATGGTGCTCTTGATGATTACTGTTGTAGGGGTCCTCATTAGGGAAGCTATTGTAACCTATTGTAATTGCTGAGCATGTTGAAAAAATGAAAGCCTGAACACTGTTGGTATGATTCTACTCTACGACGTTTTTGATGGGGACACATTACATGGGATTGAGAGGGTAGCTGTTGCGGACAGGGCATTCCCCCTCCGTCCTTTGGACACCTCCCCGCGGGGAGGACGTGGATTTTACTTTGGTGGAGTTGTTTTTCTTCTCTCCCGGCGATCATCGCCTTCTGTGCTTCGGTCCACCTTTTCTTTTGGGCGTCAATGCAGAAGCCTCTTCCGTTTTAGAGGAGGTCCGTACCATTTCGTTGATGCCTTTGATTTCCTGGCTGCTTAACTCGCGCCACTGCCCCGTTTTCAGGCCAGTCAAGTCGACATTCATGATGCGGGTTCGCTTGAGTTGGGTCACTTCGTAGCCCAGGTATTCGCACATGCGGCGGATTTGACGGTTAAGCCCCTGGGTGAGAATGATTCGGAAAGTGGCTTTGTCTATTTGGTCAATAAGACAGGGTTGGGTGACGGTGCCGAGGATCGGTACGCCCTGGCTCATGCGCTGCAAAAAACGTGCATTGATGGGTTTGTCAACCGTCACGATGTACTCTTTTTCGTGTTGATTGCCCGCGCGGAGGATTTTATTGACAATATCTCCGTCGTTGGTAAGAAAAATAAGTCCTTGCGATGGTTTGTCCAATCGACCAATAGGAAAGAGCCGTTGAGGGTGATTGATGAAATTGACAATATTTTTAGGTTCTCTGGGGTCGGTGGTACAGACGATTCCTACGGGCTTGTTAAAGGCCAGATACAGCGCCGGTGGCTTGGCTTTAAGCGACTTGCCTTTGAGGAGTACCTGGTCTCCCGGAAATACCCTGTTTCCCTTTTGGGCAATGGAGCCATTGATCTTTACCAAGCCTTCCTCAATAAAGCGATCTGCTTCACGGCGCGAACAGATACCCGTACTACTGATGTACTTGTTGAGGCTTACCGAGTTGTCATTGGATTTGTCCAAAAGGAGAAGTTCTGGTGCGAGCGTAAAGTTAGGGATTTTTTGGTGTTGGTATTCGTTCCGATGCCTCGGAACTCATGGTTGTGCTCTCTAGCGTTCGCGGTGGTGCTCTTCCGATAAATCGGAATCGCGGTGGTGTTCATCCCGATCCTCGGGATTCACGGTTGTACTCGCTACGCTCGTCCCGAAGCCTCGGGATTGCGCGCAGCGCAGCTACCGCCGACGCAGTCGGCACCCCCGCGATCCCGAGGTATCGGGAGAGCACTTACCGTGAGTTCCGAGGATCGGAACGAACACCACCGCAAGCGTAGCGCGCACTCCCGCGAATCCCGACCCAAAGGTCGGGAAGAGCACAACCCTAATTCAAAAGCTTCGTCTTCTCCGGCGTCTGTTCATTGAGTTCCCAGTTGTATTCGAGAAACTGTACCTCCTGGCTGGTGTCGATGGTTTTATCGCTATAGGTCTTTATCAGATCGAAGCGGCTATCGTACTTGCCTTTAAAATCTCCCCAGTACCAATCGAGGAGTTTGGATAGTTGCACGGGGCTGGCGCTGATATTGTTGCGGAAAGGTTCGTTGATAAACTCACGGGCCGCCTGGTTCAGTTGCTCGTCCAATTTATCTGCCACGAAGGCAGTGTTTTGGAGTTTTGGGCAAGACATACTCGCACAGACGAGGGCAAAGTGCACCCTTGGGTCATCGAAATCCTTGCGTAAAATGCCGTGTTCGATGTTGTTAAGATCAAAATCCTCCCCCGCGATTTTGAAGAACTTAAGATCCCAAACCGTATTTACGAAAGGAATGCCGTCTTTGATGTCTTTGATACTTTTGACAGGGTAATAGTCGAGGATGAGATCTACCGTGAAGGCATTGTAAGCATTGATCCAGTAGGCCATTTTTTCATTGTCGGACCAGCTTTTTTTATTGGGCGCATTGAGGCTCAATAGCTGCAAGTACTTGTTTAATTGGTTGCTGTCGGCTGCCATACCCTGGTAATCGACAAGGCCATTGTTGTCGACGTGTTTACGGAGAAGGCTGTCCCATATTTCATGGCTCACAGGTTGCGCATTGGATTGGATGCGAGGGGCAGAACAGCTCTGCCACAGAAAGCTGGAAAGTAGCGTTAGCAAAATGACAGGCAAAAGAAATTTATAGGCGTTCATACGGTCTTTAATTTATCTTTGAACGACATTCAAGGTCACTACGTTTACTTTGCAAGCAAAATAAAATTTATGTGTCCGCAACCGGACCCGTCCAAGGTGCGTAATTATTTTCTTGATCTAGCAGGGCAGCAAGTTCATGTATCTTGCTACGGAAATGGTCCTCAACTACTGATCACGCTCCATGGCTACGACTACGATGGCAGTGTTTTCGCAGCGTGGGCCAGTACTTTAGGAGATCAATATACCCTTTGCGCACCAGACCTCCCTTTTCACGGGCAGACGAGTTGGCGAGGCCGGGAATTTCGGCCTGAAACCATTCAAGCAATCATTACCGCCATTGCTCATCACGAGGGTGCTTCCACCTTTCATTTAGCGGGGCATAGCCTGGGTGCTCGCCTGTTGGTTTGCACCGGAAATACCTGGGTAGAACA is a window from the Lewinella sp. LCG006 genome containing:
- a CDS encoding SGNH/GDSL hydrolase family protein produces the protein MQQHLQILLLSLLLPFFAAGQDWANLSRYQMDNQALREANTEIPKVVFMGNSITEGWPGHVPGFFQNPAYVNRGISGQTTPQMLVRFRQDVIALQPVAVVILAGINDIAGNTGPTTVTAIMDNITSMAELAKANGIEVILCSVLPAAAFPWAPDIEPIAEVLALNSMIKAYCGVNNFTYVDYFSAMADAENGLQAALTYDGVHPNKAGYEVMAPLVEAAIEEVLVK
- the rluF gene encoding 23S rRNA pseudouridine(2604) synthase RluF; the protein is MDKSNDNSVSLNKYISSTGICSRREADRFIEEGLVKINGSIAQKGNRVFPGDQVLLKGKSLKAKPPALYLAFNKPVGIVCTTDPREPKNIVNFINHPQRLFPIGRLDKPSQGLIFLTNDGDIVNKILRAGNQHEKEYIVTVDKPINARFLQRMSQGVPILGTVTQPCLIDQIDKATFRIILTQGLNRQIRRMCEYLGYEVTQLKRTRIMNVDLTGLKTGQWRELSSQEIKGINEMVRTSSKTEEASALTPKRKGGPKHRRR
- a CDS encoding DUF547 domain-containing protein, giving the protein MNAYKFLLPVILLTLLSSFLWQSCSAPRIQSNAQPVSHEIWDSLLRKHVDNNGLVDYQGMAADSNQLNKYLQLLSLNAPNKKSWSDNEKMAYWINAYNAFTVDLILDYYPVKSIKDIKDGIPFVNTVWDLKFFKIAGEDFDLNNIEHGILRKDFDDPRVHFALVCASMSCPKLQNTAFVADKLDEQLNQAAREFINEPFRNNISASPVQLSKLLDWYWGDFKGKYDSRFDLIKTYSDKTIDTSQEVQFLEYNWELNEQTPEKTKLLN